A stretch of Desulfobacter hydrogenophilus DNA encodes these proteins:
- a CDS encoding sigma-54-dependent transcriptional regulator, with protein sequence MAKILIIDDDDQLRISFSKLLTEENYDVVSAASGEAGLEIVNTTCLDLVILDIRLPGMNGLETFKEIKKLDATLPTIIVTAFGTTDTAIEAIKAGAFDYLLKPFDIPEMLKLITQAIDAGYCMRTPVHVDAEPATYSPNAIVGQSPGMQKVYKTIGRVAQTDATVLIQGESGTGKELVARAVYQHGIRSDKNFSIINCVAIPENLLESELFGFEKGAFTGAARRHIGKIEQADGGTVFLDEIGDMPISIQAKILRLLQERCIERLGGDETIPVDVRIIAATNRDLKSAITQGLFREDLYFRLKVVTIELPPLRDRVGDIQPLTAHYLERFSHELKIDNPGIRDEALDLLKEYEWPGNVRELANLIHKVLIFNRGNPLSVSDLSQIIRKQETAGEISKDANQEETIRQWVHTCLSHPSGDHSFEFFSDTICAMAVEEALKISNGNRSQAARLLDISRPTLHAKIDKYGINTISSTQVIR encoded by the coding sequence ATGGCAAAAATTCTGATCATTGACGACGACGACCAGCTAAGAATCAGTTTTTCCAAACTGCTCACCGAAGAGAACTATGACGTGGTCTCTGCGGCTTCCGGAGAAGCCGGTCTTGAGATCGTCAACACAACGTGTCTGGATCTGGTGATTCTGGATATCCGCCTGCCGGGCATGAACGGGCTTGAAACATTTAAAGAGATAAAAAAACTTGATGCCACCCTGCCAACGATCATTGTCACCGCATTCGGCACCACGGACACAGCCATTGAAGCCATCAAAGCAGGCGCCTTTGACTATCTGCTCAAACCCTTTGACATCCCTGAAATGCTCAAGCTGATCACCCAGGCCATTGATGCAGGCTATTGTATGCGCACCCCGGTGCATGTGGACGCCGAACCCGCAACCTATTCTCCGAACGCCATTGTGGGCCAGAGCCCCGGCATGCAAAAAGTATATAAAACCATAGGTCGTGTGGCCCAGACCGATGCCACGGTGCTGATTCAGGGAGAATCGGGCACCGGCAAGGAACTGGTGGCCCGGGCCGTGTACCAACACGGCATCCGGTCAGATAAAAACTTTTCCATCATCAACTGCGTGGCCATTCCGGAAAACCTTCTGGAAAGCGAGTTGTTCGGCTTTGAAAAAGGGGCCTTCACCGGTGCGGCACGACGGCATATCGGCAAAATTGAACAAGCGGACGGCGGCACAGTGTTTCTGGATGAAATCGGCGACATGCCCATTTCCATCCAGGCCAAAATTCTGCGACTGCTCCAGGAAAGATGCATTGAACGACTGGGCGGCGATGAAACCATTCCCGTGGATGTGCGCATCATTGCCGCAACCAACAGGGATCTTAAATCCGCCATTACCCAGGGGCTTTTCAGGGAAGATCTCTATTTTCGCCTCAAGGTCGTAACCATTGAATTGCCACCATTAAGGGACCGCGTAGGAGATATTCAACCCCTGACCGCCCATTACCTGGAAAGGTTCTCCCATGAATTGAAAATCGACAACCCCGGTATCCGGGATGAGGCTCTGGATCTTTTGAAAGAATACGAATGGCCGGGCAATGTGAGGGAACTTGCCAACCTGATCCATAAGGTCCTGATATTTAACCGGGGTAACCCCTTGTCGGTTAGTGATTTAAGCCAGATTATCCGAAAACAGGAAACCGCTGGAGAAATTTCCAAGGACGCAAACCAGGAGGAAACCATCCGCCAATGGGTGCACACCTGCCTGTCCCACCCGTCCGGCGATCACAGTTTTGAATTCTTTTCAGACACCATCTGCGCCATGGCCGTGGAAGAAGCACTGAAAATCTCAAACGGCAACCGATCCCAGGCTGCCCGGCTTTTGGACATATCCCGGCCCACGCTGCATGCAAAAATAGACAAATACGGGATCAATACCATTTCGTCCACCCAAGTTATCCGGTAG
- a CDS encoding ATP-binding protein, with translation MHDPIAEKTKFYQVEYGDVFTDLGLVNSDGTQFAYEGPFRLVNAKGQRPRPILAQEHRIFDPFFTAKAVGKSTGVGLSLCYGIIQKMGGTIEVGSQMGQGISFLIRLPVKVRQTAKPSTRKTTNNI, from the coding sequence ATGCACGATCCCATAGCTGAAAAAACAAAATTTTATCAGGTTGAATACGGAGATGTATTTACGGATCTGGGCCTTGTGAATTCCGATGGCACCCAGTTTGCTTATGAAGGCCCCTTCCGCCTTGTCAATGCCAAGGGACAGCGCCCCAGACCCATCCTCGCCCAAGAACACCGGATTTTCGATCCATTCTTCACCGCCAAAGCCGTGGGAAAAAGTACAGGAGTAGGCCTTTCTCTCTGTTACGGCATTATTCAGAAAATGGGCGGCACAATTGAAGTGGGAAGTCAGATGGGACAGGGCATCAGCTTCTTGATCCGGTTACCCGTAAAGGTCCGCCAGACAGCCAAACCGTCAACAAGAAAGACAACCAATAACATTTAG